Genomic DNA from Solanum pennellii chromosome 3, SPENNV200:
gaggatTCTTTTGTGTGGGGCTGGGGAGTGGGGTGGGGGGAGGGGTAAAAGGCTGTGGGGTAGAGAGCCCACTACATGGTGATGGTGGTATCACTATCAAAATATGTTGCATGGAAAATGGCTAAAAAAAAGTGATGCTAACTTATTAGAAATAACTCAAAAATGTAAATATGGTATATAAATAATACATTCaactatttttagtttaagggtgtgtttgtatgaaaggaaaatatttttggcaaataagtgATTTTCGTACTTATTTTTTGGTTTTCGATTAGAACGAAGAGTATAGTCCCTAAAGCATTTGTTTATAATCTGAGCAAATACTATGACAAGAAACATATATTGACTCCTATCTCGACCCCAATATCAACCCGATACAcgaccctaaccctatcctcgACTTCGGACCTGATCGTCGATGCTAATCTTGACCTCGTTTAGAACTTGTTCCTCAACCTGACCTTGGGCTAACCCTAACACGAAACTTGACAATCGGCCCCAGCCACAATGTCGACTTACGACCTAATCCCGACTTGAGATCAAGACTCAAACCCGAGCTAGGACCCGACTTTGATTCTGAGTAGGTTTCGGGATCAGTGTCAGAGTTGGTTGAGTTTTGAGTCCCAAATCGAGGTCAAGAGTCTAGTTCGTTCCCAAGTCGATGTCAGTATCAATTTCATGGTCAAGAGTATGGTCCCGAGTAAGGGTCGGGGTTGAGAGTTGGATCTTAGGTCAGGGTCCAGGTTGAGAGATTGAATGAGAGTTTTAAATCTTTAAactttatatagaaaaaaaatactcttCTTAAAATAAATCCAATTAAGtccatttgaaaaatattttccgaaATACTTTTCGTCAACCCAAATATGAAACTAAAGTCCGTGATTTAATTCTTGGAAATTAGCCTGCAATGGAATAAGTGGAGGATAAGACCCTCATTGATCAATCAAATCAAAAGTAGGTCTATTTTTGTTAAAACTCCAATTGTCTCCACCAAAAGGCAATCTTGTATAGGGtataaaattgtgtttttttctCTTACTACTATCTTTCCTTATTGTCTTCATACACAAATttacttttaactttttctacattttttcatcaaaattccATTCCATTTTGGCCCATCCTACCTCATGGGCCTATGTGAGTTAGTCCACTATTTTGTCTTTGATATTGTCATCACTTGTAATTTACATACTTTAGGTGAACTTTTGGTATTGGTGAAATTTCATAAGATTGTCTTTGATATTGTGATGGTAACAGAGGCGAAATCAGGATTTGAATTCATAACTCGTCATagtttttattgtaattaaatatttgtatagatttaaaatattttctaagacAAATACATGATCTACCAAATATTGTAGCTTCGCTCTTGGTGATGTGTACATGTTGAAGAAAAAACCCCTCAAGAGCGCGATAAATGCACAAATAAGATGATTTGAggcaaatatttatattttatccgagtttcaagattttcattaaaaaaaaattaaaagtcttAATTATTcggaaaaactaaaaaaaatcatgctTCTCAATTGTTCACAAGTATCTTTTGTCAAGTGGACATGACTTGATTACTATCTTAAATATACCTATTTGTCAActcattattaaatttattcGCGATTTTGTTTTCTTGAGCTTTAATCCAAAAGACGCGCCTCAATAATTGAATTCTAAATTTGTCTTACAATACCCTTTAACTTTCATTTCCAATTTCGATACGAATTTTCTTAAAGACAAGCTTCATGGAGAATATAACTCCTCTTGTATTCAAACGTCGCAATGACAAAAATCTTAtggtgaaataaaaaaatcaagctAAAtcaaatacaaacaaataatagCATATTCAGTGTAATCGTCTATTAAAGATGAAATGTACACAATCTATAAAaggtaaataaattatttttgatagataATCGACTCAAAaggacaaaataatatatatatatatatatattgaattcaaaattttagattCCCTTTGGATGAGTGCTTCTTACTTGCAATTGGCCATTGGACTGAGATTGGTCAGACTCACCAGCCCACTTTTAAGGAGATAAAAAGGCTTATTAATTACAAGTCCAATGGTCAATTTTCAGCCCACTAAGAAAATCTTCTCACAGAAATGGATTTATCTTCTTGTTATTTTCCTATGTAGCAGTAATATACTTTTCTTGTGATTTGAGATTCTTTTTTAGTAGTACAAAGTTTTTTTAGAAAGTTGATATTATTTGGAGTCTTGACGTAACTAGAAAATCGATATCATATGATAAAGAGTTTACAAGTTTAAGATGTGAGGAAAATATTAAGTGGTGCTTGAGAATTACAGATAACGATCCATAATATTGCTTGATTACTCGATCACGTCAACTCAATAATTGATCATTATACTTTAATTAGTTACACACTCACACTACTATAGtttgttttaattgaatatctaaaaacataataatgtaTTTCTGTTAGATATTTTTGTCgctcaaaatttgaaaataaagcTTATTCTTATATTTTCTAGTGTACATTACTTtggataaattaattaattcaaaatatgttatctccttaattaattttttatatatataaaagcagTCGTAAGATCTAATATTTGTCTCAGTTCATGTGATTTGATgtgtataattaaaaaatataacatattttacgtggttaatttatttaattaagaaagaaTAAAGCAGctttttttcttgataattgcaaaatattttagtataaatataatataattgtaaAGTGCTGAATTTATGCTTGGCTCGATGAGAATAATGTAAGTGAGATTCTCACATGTAAATTGTAATAGTTTCAGACAGACTGATAATATTAGCAGATTTTAGAGTATCTCATTTGGATTTGGTCCCTTcaccttttattattttttattaatcgatcatatttattgatttgattaattaaatttgtgtagtatattatatattaaaaaaaatattttctcctaaagaagttttattttttaagattttaattttgagatttttgattaaGAGCGAAATAATTTTATCTACTAATAACGATGAAGTTAGAAATTTCATTAAGTTCATAAAAGACGAAGAAGtaaacagaagaaaaaaaaagtaaagaatttaaaatctattatatatataaaaaaaataactttaattttgaatatatagtattttttttcatcgAATGGTTcgaataaatgaatttttttatttggattttatttatttagcaGATTTTAGAGTATCTTATTTGGATTTGCTTCCTTCACCTTTTTAGTAGCTTTATCAGCAGTCATATTAGACagtataataattataattgataattaattttgttattcttttggaatttttgaaatttttttttacctttttagcTTCGAattattgtattgtatcgttatGATATctacaatatttgttttgattgttccttaaaatgtattgtattgtattgttaaatttcgttgttacgtaacaatgaaaatcctattttatggaacaaccaatttggtgtgttcctattgttacttaatttcttttttcaattatatatttacacaatatttcaaaatactattttaccttttatctcaattatttaaatctaaTCAGACCTCgtaccctagaataattaaggatattttagtaaatttataaattacaatacagtacgatacgatcaaaccaaacaattaaaatgttattaccaacaacaaacaatacaatctagTCAAACATTGTACAATAGagtacaatacattatgaaactatggataacaatgatccaaacaaagtgtaaatatgatattttctctGTTCTCTATCAATTGTTcacattattaaaatttaattattaaacttatttagtattaatttttctcattttattcttataattaatttttttaaatataaataactttgtaaaatttcaaaaatattttatataaagtaaattagtaaaattattccTCTATTTATGATTCttttaaagaatgaaaataaataactactATGGAGTTGACATAATGCATAATTTGTGAAACTACATTAATTCTTGCTTATCAAGTTCTTTTTTTACTCATATTTTATGGTTTTAATTAAGATTTATTGTACTTATACGTAACTATAATATAAAATGCTATTACTATAATATGGTGCATAAAAATTGCAAGCAAGCAAACTCATGTAATATGTAACACATGATTAATAGCTTAGGTTTGAGATAGACATGAAAAGATATTTCGGAGAAAACTAAATTCAAAATCTATAATTGATGATGAACGAATACATATAAAAGCAAAATGCATTTACATAGAGTATTTCAAATTCTCGTAGAGTCTACAAAATAACTTTCACTTTGAGAAAGGACTACATATCAACAAGTGTGATATAAATAATCTATAATGATCTATCTGCCTATTTTTACTGTTCGAattcataatctatacatgttTTAGAGATAACTTTTACTAATATATGACCTTTAtagcatattttattttaattttgtatggAGTTAATTTCCTTGCTTTAGAATAGAATATTAGGTGACATTCATTATTGCCATTTTGACtatgattatgttgtttttCATATTGTTTTCACTCATTTCATAAATGTTGTGAGATCCAATTGTTGTTTCCTTTTTTGGTTCAAGTCCCTCATTCTTTGGATCTTGCCCAACTAATAgaggaaaataataataacgtTATTTATCGTTTcactttatttgttttattttaatttaatatgaaatttgaaaaagtacaattttcataaattataattttaaattaaaaggaaaatgtatAAGTATCTTCCTAAATTATGAtcgaaattttagagacacaccttaattaaattaagatcaTGTTACCTTccgaactcatttttttttgtgattttgtgcacctttttgaCTTAGGTAATATCTAAAGTCTAACAAGaacataaataatacaaatatttagATCAAATTTTTTCACCAATAAAAACTATGATgcatttttgataaatactttttctttcttaatcaTAAGTCTTCGATTTTAACCCTTCTAAATACaaagtcataacttttattaatcaaattcaaatttaatcgaaTGCCAAACGTCTAACAAAAAAAAGGTTTACACTTCAACAATAGTTTTTGCTTTGCAGCttcttctattattattatacttcgactagcatatatatatatatatatatatatacatatatatatatatagtaaataaaaaaatagtcaaaaacaattatatttaatcattaaaaGAAGAGACTTTTGCTCTTTCATCTTAGCCTTCTCCACGTGAAACCTTCAATTACTAATTATAGCTCATGAAGAGTCTCACACGAACCATTAGGTccacaataaatatatttaatataattttacatttatcaatttttattttttattttaaaaaaagttattttcaataaatttcttatttaaaaaaataccttGTATTCGTGTGCAATTTAAGGGCGTAGTCATTCGATAAAGATAAATTCCTTCCGATAAAAGGTTATATTCTTTATATATgatcaaaaattttctttatatatacattagATGTTCAATATCCTTTGActagtttatatatttatttatttttatgttttagaccttcatagtgaaatttttttatgagtCCACCATTGACGTTTACATATATAACACTCATTTTTATAGTAGAATACACTATATTCATGCTTAGCAACAAAACTAGAATTTCAACTAAGAATATGTTATGgattaattttgtaaattgaacaagtattattagacaattattattttgtataatgGACAAATAAAGATAAGAAACGTATATCTTTAGTAAGGACAACACGATAATAGGAATGGAGGATGAAGGAGTATCCACCACTATATCATGCCCAATGGCGGAGTCATGAATTTTATtaagcataatacataaatatatcgTTTAACTTagtctcattttatatttatgcccTCGAACTTTGAATGTGAACAAATAGACACTGAAACTTGTCTAAAGtcgaacaaatagacacacaaaTCATACGTGTcataatacacgtaggacacaaATTTCCATGTAGGATGCAATGTAGGACGtttgtgtctatttgttcaattttatacaagtttaagtatctacttgtgcacacccaaagtagGAGGACATAAATGTGAAATAAGGTCAAGTTAAAAGgcatatttatgtgttattacatttcataaaaggGTGTCCAGAAATAATAGCTTGTTATGTTAAAGGTATCCAAAATATATTATCTAATTATTTCGaatatcattttacttgtatatatattatttttttcccgTAAAAATTGGACACCCTTATCACTACGTAATTACGCGACTAATCATGCACATAAGTGTATTTTTGCGTATACAATATAACGGAAACCCCTAAAACCCATTGAATTTCACACGCGATCTCACGTGCGTAATTGACTGTTCATTTTGCATGCGcgtttgtgttttttttattttttgaccgTTGAATTGACTCGTGGACCAAGATGATCTAACGGTGGATATCGCACGACAAAAAGTACAGTAACTAATCGTAGCCGTTGACATGTTGAGATTTGTGTGTCCCTTAAACCTGGGAAATCCGACAATAAGATGACATGTCGGGTTAGTAGGGTAAGACATGacataaattagaaaattataggtggtacttttatttattatattgcgttttttaaaaattaattttaaaattaaattatattatattattttgatatttaaaataaaatatttagatatttgaaaattatacgaaaagaattataaattgtaattttttcatattaatataatgaaaaaaaatatatcgtaAAATGTTAGtgattcttttttataattttactctaaattttttttataacaattaaaagttAACGGAGATAGTataattcctttattttatattagttgattattttattataaatagttgttTCATAAGAGTAtccatattattttataaaattttcaaaaagtttttagggttgaatatttagtaaaattcTTAATATGggtataaaaaataactaactaaatatgAGTATTATTTACCTTgtttgttaattatttaataattaattaaggtgcAAGAAGTTACATATAGTAGGCGTGAGAAGAGAGATTAAGGTGAAGAATATTGGGGTGAGACGATAAAATTAGACGTGAATCGAGGATATAATCTTAGATAACTGAAGAGTGAAGAGTATGAAGATCACAAATTGTAGAAAGTTGATTGATAGTTAAGAGTTGTTTCACTTTTCAATAGAATTATGCTTCGTAAGACTTGAGAGTGAGCTCAATGTTTGTCGGAATATTAGCCTTATTGGTATAGTTTCTtaattacttataatttttgatatattgcATTTCATatcacattattttattattcgttttattaatttaatacagTTGAGTAAAAATCTTTCGTAAGTAATTATTACGAAATAAAGATATAATTTACATACTCTCAAACCAAAATTGATTGGACTCCATCGTTTCTCAAGTCTCAATccctttttgaataatttatttaatactttttgtgaatttgaaaaaatagttcAAATGTCGTTATAATAAATGCAACCAACCAAACGACAAGcatactatttaatttaaaatgcatgcattatattatttattaatttgagtAATATGTTAAGAAGTTGTAGTATAGTGATATTTATAAGATTCTTCTTCATATGATTAGTATGAGTGTaattttcacaattttctttCTGCTATATCCTTTTTTATCTGTTTTGTGGTGATTCGCGATTGTACAAGTGGATGGGCTAAcacttatattaaaaattacattctttaaaagatttaagaaagattaaatttaattgagagtgtttttttaaaatgataataaagCTAGATTGTCAAAAAGAACTTTCTAGAATTATatacttagttcattttgaaaaattcaaagtcctttcaaattaatttacaGAAATAGTGAATAAGAAGAGGATGCTATTCAAAGTTAGACAAAAGCACAAAGAGTTATTGGGCTGGGCCATGAGTGATGAACTTTGATTTGAAAAAAGTGAACTGATGGGCCCTATCATTTGCAAagataaaaggaaaaagtaGTTCCAATGTGGCTTGTTCGATGGGTTACCAGAGGCTACCCAACGTTTATTGTGGGCACGATAACTGATACACAAGAGGTGTGTTCTTCCCGGTTCTTTCGTACTAGAAAAAGGTCCTATCAATGCTCTAACACATACATCTGATATAGATCGAACTATCTCACGATGTAAAGCTGGCGAAAAGCATATAACGTGTGTGGTATGCTTTTGCCCTTCATTTGTCCACGAAGTTGAAGTGGCATGAAAATCATaattgtttgcaacaaatttcaaacatatggaaataaataaaccttacaaataaaatatgaagaaacatgattttattcatcaagataGATTGTGGGTACAAATTTGTTtctcccttgattctactctctaaaatttatccatgattcgagggccgttagtagcgtatttctcgaactaggatgatttatatttgacctctctatatgaataatccatcaatttgcaGATTATTCGAGATGTTGATCTCTTTATGGATTTTCCGAGAGCCCTTTTAAGAGAATtaagtaccctttatataggcataaactagggtttagggttgagtagcctacaagaatcctaatttgagttgaacacaatttgtagagtcccaactcgAATTGAACGCATTTTGTAGAATCCCACATAATTTTAATGTCTACAGTTATGCCTTAACGTTATAGGTTAACGTCAAAGTAATCACTCTCTCTTTTTGGTATAAATTATAAACGACCCCTTTAACTTGATTTAACCTGGCATCTATGTCCTTCAATTTTGCTACCCAAAAGTAATTCCAATATTGCTTCTTCAATGGGTCGATAAAGGTAAGGCTAGCGAAAAATATAGAGCTTGCGTGATACATTCTTACCCTTCGTTCGTCCACGAAGTTAAGGTGGCATGAAAATCGTAATACCTCCATAGGTCAACATCAAAGTAAATCACAATTTTTGGCATAGTTTATAAACGAGTCCTTTAACTTGACCTAAACTAATATgtatgtcttttaattttagtatatgcaagtagatacttaaacttgtataaagttgaacaactATTAATTAACAAGTATACTACATGGAATCCTACATGTCAATTCACATGAGATACActcaaattaattcatattattcaaCTTTATCAATTATCAAGAACAAATATAGGAATAAAACACAAGTACCCCTAGACTGTGACATAATCCAGAGACACAATTTAATCAAACAAGTTTTTATTATCCATCtgaacttttcttttttgtaattttgtacaccttcTGAGGTACGCGATACACTTCGTGTCTCCACGTAATTAAAACGCATGagaaatatttaaatgtcaCGTAAgtcaaaagaaatacaaaattacaaaataaaagattgaagaaatcttaatattttttaacttaattaaaatgtatttttaaaaattcgatCATAGTCTAAGACTACTCGTGCTTATTCCACCAATATAAAAGAGCTAAGAAAAAGGACAATCTTGAGACTTGGCTGCTGCAGTGCACTAGTCTTCACAGGGTTAAGCTAATTTCAGCTCAAATTTCTCTGCTTTCAAATCCCAaagttctcttttctttttcaagaaaattcatGTCACCTCTGTCTGTAAAGTGAAAAATAACCCAACCCCTCTTGTGTTTTttgctttcttttctttctcattcATGTTTTGACTAGTGTCTAGTACTTTGTTCCCTTTATATAATGGTGTCAAAATCTTGAAAAGCTCATAAAACTAGTGTTTCCAATGTCTTGAgtttcttgaagaaaaaaaaagttcaaaagacATGATCTTGTTTTTTTTGGATGACATTTTTAGCTCTTGTTTTGGTGATACCAATGGTGTCAAAATCTTGAAAAGATTATAAAACTACCATCAAGTGTCTTCCCAAGTTCTTGGGAAAAAAGAGGATATAATATTTGttggttttttactcttttagTGTTTCATTTGGGATTTTGAAAAGCTCATAAAACAACCACAACCTCCTctcaatttattgaaaaaagacTTGATCttggttgttgtttttttttgaacattttGAGTTTTTGGTTTGGTAATTATAATACCATAACTATCTTCCCAATTTCTTGGAAAAAAGAAGAGTTAAAAAGACTTGATCTTGGTTTGttatttgacatttttatttgttggttTGGTACTTATAATACCATAACTATCTTCCCAATTTCttgggaaaaaaaagaagacatgATTTTGGTTTGTTTTTGACATTCTAAGTTCTTGGTTTATAAATGGTGTTAGAATCTTGAAAATCTCATAAAATTACCATCAACTGTCTTcctattttcttgaaaaagacATGATTTTGATTGGTTATTGACCTTTTTTGGAGTTCTTGATTTTGGTATAACAAAAGAATGGGAGAAGTGGAGGGGTGGGGTTGGCCACCATCACCAAGTGGATCACCAATGTACATAACAAAAGATGATCATTGGACACATTTTGATAATTCTGTTAATGCTGTTTCTTTTGGTTTTGTTGCCACTGCCATTCTTATTTCTATGTTCCTTGTCATGGCTATTTTTGAGAGGTTTCTTTGGCCCAATTCACAAGCTTTATCGACGTCTCGTGGCCGGAATCTTGGTGATATTGAGTCTCAGATGAGCTTCAATGGAAAACTTGGTCATCAAACATCTAAAGTAAGTGTCTTTAGCTTGAATTTTTGGTCTAAGAAGTTGTAATTTGTAAATACTATATATGTTGTATCTGTGTCCTTGTAATTGTTAATCAACAAGTAAATAATCACAGTTAGCTCAAAGGCGAGTTACGATTTAGAGTTTATGAGTTctgaattctaaaaaaaatgtagAATAT
This window encodes:
- the LOC107012813 gene encoding uncharacterized protein LOC107012813, encoding MGEVEGWGWPPSPSGSPMYITKDDHWTHFDNSVNAVSFGFVATAILISMFLVMAIFERFLWPNSQALSTSRGRNLGDIESQMSFNGKLGHQTSKVSTKAREVSVLMPGEDVPTFLANPAPVPCPPERDPWPLHQQNSLPGLLNLDSNAQS